Proteins found in one Hypericibacter terrae genomic segment:
- a CDS encoding Calx-beta domain-containing protein, giving the protein MAQPTVGTGSTGATPTTSSSTVSHEGDVPAVNTEVSANGSMPNGAVGETQVAETSGNPPATPPSGDNVTIIHVSAGQPIDLPIDPQQLADAQIQIVGGDLEIKLPDGHIYLLVGFVAAEEAGNAPDIIVQGGEHMTAPDVLALAGTTLEDLLQTAAGGPQAGTGAANQGASFRPGEGLGLLNGLHDQGPIGPTALSYGVPEPLTGPLDKLDNNPDERALLQWHIEGSTLVHEPFFGQKGNNQEFLREAISEGNEGSTAYYTVTYTGGTLAPGQSATITVSTGDGHQPQYPDATSGADYGPLSTVLTFTGGGATFQTVSVEIFGDTIVEGTEDYSVNLSGQSHGTIVDPTQDTDIVDETTGPFWNIQGDSSVAEGDNAVYTVSYNGAVLAPGQTAFITIETHSGTATEGTDFDTRDDTVLTFVGGGATAQTLTVHADTDTAIEGTEDYSVEITNPTIGLVGNPTATTDIVDQTTGPVWNIAGDSTVDEGNNALYTVSYTGATLAPGQTAFITIQTHSGTATEGSDFDSRDNTVLTFTGGGDTAQTLTVHADTDTVIEGTEDYSVEITNPTVGTVGTPTATTQIVDETTGPFWNIQGDSTVAEGSNALYTVSYNGATLAPGQTAFITIQTHSGTATEGTDFDTRDNTVLTFTGGGGTSQTLTVHADSDTVIEGTEDYSVQITNPTIGLVGNPTATTDIVDQTTGPVWNIAGDSTVDEGNNALYTVSYTGATLAPGQTALITIQTHSGTATEGTDFDTRDNTVLTFTGGGGTSQTLTVHADTDTVVEGTEDYSVQITNPTVGTVGTPTATTQIVDETTGPTWNIAGDSSVAEGSNALYTVSYTGATLAPGQTALITIQTHSGTATEGTDFDTRDNTVLTFTGGGGTSQTLTVHADTDTAIEGTENYSVEITNPTIGAIGQPTATTNIIDGGVSLQWHITGTTQVNEGADAIYTVSYTGATLENGQTATITVASGDQAGNQPDATADTDYTSLSTVLTFTAGQTAQTVSVHTVTDTVIEGTEDYQVHMANPSVGSFGLATVTTNIIDQTTGLTWNIAGDSSVAEGSNALYTVSYTGATLAPGQTALITIQTHSGTATEGSDFDTRDNTILTFTGGGGTSQTLTVHADTDTVIEGTENYSVEITNPTIGAIGQPTATTQIVDQTTGPFWNIQGDSSVAEGSNALYTVSYNGATLAPGQTAFITIQTHSGTATEGTDFDTRDNTILTFTGGGGTSQTLTVHADTDTVVEGTENYSVEITNPTLGVISTHTATTNIVDQTTGPTWNIAGDSTVDEGNNALYTVSYTGATLAPGQTALITIQTHSGTATEGTDFDTRDNTVLTFTGGGGTSQTLTVHADTDTVIEGTEDYSVQITNPTIGAIGQPTATTNIVDQTTGPVWNIRGDSSVNEGSNALYTVSYTGATLAPGQTALITIQTHSGTATEGTDFDSRDNTVLTFTGGGGTSQTLTVHADTDTAIEGTENYSVEITNPTLGAIGQPTATTNIVDGGVPLQWHITGTTQVNEGSDAIYTVSYTGATIENGQTATITVASGDQAGNQPNATADTDYTSLSTVLTFTAGQTAQTVSVHTTQDTVVEGTEDYQVHMANPSVGSFGLATVTTNIIDQTTGLTWNIAGDSSVAEGSNALYTVSYTGATLAPGQTALITIQTHSGTATEGTDFDTRDNTVLTFTGGGGTSQTLTVHADTDTVIEGTENYSVEITNPTIGAIGQPTATTNIVDQTTGPFWNIQGDSTVNEGNNALYTVSYNGATLAPGQTALITIQTHSGTATEGTDFDTRDGTVLTFTGGGGTSQTLTVHTDTDTVVEGTENYSVEITNPTLGVISTHTATTNIVDQTTGPVWSIVGDSQVNEGSDANYTVSYTGATLAPGVTATVTIQTGDSANAAPNATEGTDYNSRDGFVLTFTGGQATSQTLTVHTNTDTVVEGTEDYQVTINPSIGTSAPGTASTNIIDQTTGPVWSIVGDSQVNEGSDANYTVSYTGATLAPGVTATVTIQTGDSANAAPNATEGTDYNSRDGFVLTFTGGQATSQTLTVHTNTDTVVEGTEDYQVTINPSIGTSAPGTASTNIIDQTTGPVWSIVGDSQVNEGSDANYTVSYTGATLAPGVTATVTIQTGDSANAAPNATEGTDYNTRDGFVLTFTGGQATSQTLTVHTNTDTVVEGTEDYQVTINPSIGTSAPGTASTNIIDQTNSLQWHITGQTTVNEGSDALYTVTYDGATLAPGQTATIKVDTGNSSVGNSTPDATANTDYSAVSTTLTFTAGQTSQTVSVHTIDDTIVEGTEDYQVKISNQSTGTIGGSSTVTTNIIDNDKNIPVGGNDTCSVLEDGVEAVGSFAAGTNAVSNDEIATGNLTYTFGGDGQAASAPFVWSTTVAIADPEGGDPAHPNLTSGGQPVVWVSSNNGLTLTGTVSGGVHNGETVAKLDITNVTTGAYKFEQLGAIDHPDANQSGHTDDLQLTFSYTIKDNVGGDTANGTLKVTIGDDAPDAHAESKTVAAAGSVDTNLMVVLDVSGSMTDDSGLQGLDRLQASKAAINELFEQYGSLGSVKVQIVLFSGSASEQGSVWLTIDQAKTFLASVSAGGSTNYDAALQQAMTSFTDSGKLNTPSTQNVAYFISDGDPTSSSSWPVLGDQGNGIQATEENVWTNFLNTNHINAFAIGIGSGITVGNLDPVAYNGVVGANSNGQAVSDLGDLAQTLSNSASNTVTGNVITDNGTKMGADGGYVKVISYNGSIYTFNGTNAVVNTGTAHAFTFVGGVLTFTTNEGTMAVNMITGAYTFLVATGLANPVPELFNYTLHDGDGDEAGSTITINVTPANSAPIVRDDDLIVASGADAANGTFTVDSKWLLWNDNDRDGDVISITAVGAGASLVAGGVVIDTDNSSFSYTGTSTTFSDTATVAVDTTNRSSIVGNGLDNIIVGDTDNERIQGFEGNDVLVGNNGNDTLNGGDGNDLLIGGEGNDSLTGDNGNDVLQGGPGNDTLDGGNGFDIADFSDEATGITVTLNASGNSTVSGGSIVDRLFNMEGVIGGTGADSLTGNASANYFDGGNGDDTLTGGGGADTLIGGNGNDIFHADSLDRVDGGANGSNNLLTVGNRGDILEFDSSIDLTNASLDGHFKNIESISILNAETGGAGNQTLSLNINDLVDMATTGTADPGGAVTGQPTHTYDLAKALRIDADAGDTVNLVNSGASDHWLSAPGATGIPAGYTLFVHVTSGTDAGTNEDGYVLVSSAATVNHS; this is encoded by the coding sequence ATGGCCCAGCCGACCGTCGGCACCGGTTCCACCGGTGCCACTCCGACGACTTCGTCTTCGACCGTTTCGCATGAGGGCGATGTCCCGGCAGTGAACACCGAAGTGTCGGCCAATGGGTCGATGCCGAACGGTGCGGTCGGCGAGACGCAGGTCGCGGAGACCTCGGGCAATCCGCCGGCGACGCCGCCGTCGGGCGACAACGTCACCATCATCCATGTGAGCGCCGGTCAGCCGATCGACCTGCCGATCGACCCGCAGCAGCTGGCCGATGCGCAGATCCAGATCGTCGGCGGCGATCTCGAGATCAAGCTGCCCGACGGGCATATCTATCTGCTGGTCGGTTTCGTCGCAGCCGAAGAGGCCGGTAACGCGCCGGACATCATCGTGCAGGGCGGCGAGCATATGACGGCGCCGGACGTGCTGGCGCTGGCGGGCACGACCCTGGAGGATCTGCTGCAGACGGCTGCCGGCGGCCCCCAGGCCGGCACCGGTGCTGCGAACCAGGGCGCTTCGTTCCGTCCGGGCGAGGGGCTGGGCCTGCTGAACGGCCTGCACGACCAGGGCCCGATCGGGCCGACGGCGCTGTCCTATGGCGTGCCGGAGCCTTTGACCGGCCCGCTCGACAAGCTCGACAACAACCCCGACGAACGCGCGCTGCTGCAGTGGCACATCGAAGGCTCCACGCTGGTGCATGAGCCGTTCTTCGGCCAGAAGGGGAACAACCAGGAGTTCCTGCGCGAAGCGATCTCGGAAGGCAACGAGGGTTCGACCGCCTATTACACGGTCACCTACACCGGCGGCACCTTGGCGCCGGGCCAGAGCGCCACGATCACGGTGTCGACGGGCGACGGCCACCAGCCGCAATATCCGGATGCGACCAGCGGGGCGGATTACGGCCCTCTGAGCACGGTCCTGACCTTCACCGGCGGCGGGGCGACCTTCCAGACCGTGTCGGTCGAGATCTTCGGCGACACGATCGTCGAGGGCACCGAGGACTACTCGGTCAACCTGTCGGGCCAGAGCCACGGCACGATCGTGGATCCGACCCAGGACACGGACATCGTCGACGAGACCACGGGGCCGTTCTGGAACATCCAGGGCGACAGCTCGGTGGCGGAAGGCGACAACGCGGTCTACACGGTTTCGTATAACGGCGCCGTTCTGGCGCCGGGCCAGACCGCCTTCATCACGATCGAGACGCACAGCGGCACGGCGACCGAAGGCACGGACTTCGACACGCGCGACGACACGGTTCTGACCTTCGTGGGCGGCGGCGCCACGGCGCAGACCCTGACGGTCCATGCCGACACCGACACGGCGATCGAGGGCACCGAGGACTACTCGGTCGAGATCACCAACCCGACCATCGGCCTGGTGGGCAACCCCACGGCGACGACCGATATCGTCGACCAGACCACGGGTCCGGTCTGGAACATCGCGGGCGACAGCACGGTCGATGAGGGCAACAACGCCCTCTATACGGTGAGCTACACCGGCGCCACGCTGGCTCCGGGCCAGACCGCGTTCATCACCATCCAGACCCACAGCGGGACGGCGACCGAAGGCAGCGACTTCGACAGCCGCGACAATACCGTTCTCACCTTCACCGGCGGCGGTGACACGGCGCAGACCCTGACGGTCCATGCCGATACCGACACCGTGATCGAAGGCACCGAGGATTACTCGGTCGAGATCACCAATCCGACGGTCGGCACCGTCGGGACGCCGACGGCGACGACGCAGATCGTCGACGAGACCACGGGTCCGTTCTGGAACATCCAGGGCGACAGCACGGTCGCTGAGGGCAGCAATGCGCTCTACACGGTTTCCTACAACGGCGCGACCTTGGCGCCGGGCCAGACCGCCTTCATCACCATCCAGACCCATTCGGGCACGGCGACCGAAGGCACCGACTTCGACACGCGCGACAACACCGTCCTGACCTTCACGGGCGGCGGCGGCACCTCGCAGACCCTGACGGTCCATGCCGACAGCGACACCGTGATCGAAGGCACCGAGGACTACTCGGTCCAGATCACCAATCCGACGATCGGCCTGGTCGGCAATCCCACGGCGACGACCGACATCGTCGACCAGACCACGGGGCCGGTTTGGAACATCGCCGGCGACAGCACGGTCGATGAAGGCAACAACGCCCTCTACACGGTGAGCTACACCGGCGCCACGCTGGCCCCGGGCCAGACGGCGCTGATCACGATCCAGACCCATTCGGGAACGGCGACCGAAGGCACCGACTTCGACACGCGCGACAACACCGTCCTGACCTTCACGGGCGGCGGCGGCACCTCGCAGACCCTGACGGTCCATGCCGACACCGACACCGTGGTCGAGGGCACCGAGGACTACTCGGTCCAGATCACCAATCCGACGGTCGGCACTGTCGGAACGCCGACGGCGACGACGCAGATCGTCGACGAGACGACGGGCCCCACCTGGAACATCGCCGGCGACAGTTCGGTCGCCGAGGGCAGCAATGCCCTCTACACGGTCTCCTACACCGGTGCCACGCTGGCCCCGGGCCAGACCGCGCTGATCACGATCCAGACCCACAGCGGGACGGCGACCGAAGGCACCGACTTCGACACGCGCGATAACACCGTCCTGACCTTCACCGGCGGTGGTGGCACCTCGCAGACCCTGACGGTCCATGCCGATACGGACACGGCGATCGAAGGGACGGAGAACTACTCGGTCGAGATCACGAATCCGACCATCGGCGCGATCGGCCAGCCGACGGCGACGACCAACATCATCGACGGCGGCGTCTCGCTGCAGTGGCACATCACCGGCACGACCCAGGTCAATGAGGGTGCGGACGCGATCTACACGGTGAGCTACACCGGCGCGACGCTCGAGAACGGCCAGACGGCGACCATCACGGTCGCGTCCGGAGACCAGGCCGGCAACCAGCCCGATGCGACGGCCGACACGGATTACACGTCGCTGTCGACGGTCCTCACCTTCACGGCGGGCCAGACGGCCCAGACCGTCTCGGTCCACACCGTGACGGACACGGTGATCGAAGGCACCGAGGACTATCAGGTCCATATGGCGAATCCGAGCGTGGGTTCGTTCGGTCTCGCGACGGTCACGACCAACATCATCGACCAGACCACGGGCCTCACCTGGAACATCGCCGGCGACAGCTCGGTGGCGGAAGGCAGCAACGCCCTCTACACGGTGAGCTACACCGGCGCGACCCTGGCCCCGGGCCAGACGGCGCTGATCACGATCCAGACCCACAGCGGGACGGCGACCGAAGGCAGCGACTTCGACACGCGCGACAACACCATCCTGACCTTCACCGGCGGCGGTGGGACGTCGCAGACCCTGACGGTCCATGCCGATACCGACACGGTGATCGAAGGCACCGAGAACTACTCGGTCGAGATCACCAACCCGACCATCGGCGCGATCGGCCAGCCGACGGCGACGACGCAGATCGTCGACCAGACCACGGGCCCGTTCTGGAACATCCAGGGCGACAGCTCGGTGGCGGAAGGCAGCAATGCCCTCTACACGGTCTCCTACAACGGCGCCACGCTGGCGCCGGGCCAGACCGCCTTCATCACGATCCAGACCCACAGCGGGACGGCGACCGAAGGCACCGACTTCGACACGCGCGACAACACCATCCTGACCTTCACGGGCGGCGGCGGCACGTCGCAGACGCTGACGGTCCATGCCGATACGGACACGGTGGTCGAGGGCACCGAGAACTACTCGGTCGAGATCACCAATCCGACCCTGGGCGTGATTTCCACGCACACGGCGACGACGAACATCGTCGATCAGACGACGGGCCCGACCTGGAACATCGCGGGTGACAGCACGGTCGATGAGGGCAACAACGCCCTCTACACGGTCTCCTACACCGGCGCCACGCTGGCACCGGGCCAGACCGCGCTGATCACGATCCAGACCCATTCGGGCACGGCGACCGAAGGCACCGACTTCGACACGCGCGACAACACCGTCCTGACCTTCACCGGTGGCGGCGGGACCTCGCAGACCCTGACGGTCCATGCCGATACCGACACCGTGATCGAAGGCACCGAGGACTACTCGGTTCAGATCACCAACCCGACCATCGGCGCGATCGGCCAGCCGACGGCGACGACCAACATCGTCGACCAGACCACGGGTCCGGTCTGGAACATCCGGGGCGACAGCAGCGTCAATGAGGGCAGCAACGCCCTCTACACGGTGAGCTACACCGGCGCCACGCTGGCCCCGGGCCAGACCGCGCTCATCACGATCCAGACCCACAGCGGGACCGCGACCGAAGGCACCGACTTCGACAGCCGCGACAACACCGTCCTGACCTTCACCGGCGGTGGCGGCACCTCGCAGACCCTGACAGTCCATGCCGACACCGACACGGCGATCGAGGGCACCGAGAACTACTCGGTCGAGATCACGAATCCGACGCTGGGTGCAATCGGCCAGCCGACGGCGACGACCAACATCGTCGATGGCGGCGTTCCGCTGCAGTGGCACATCACCGGCACGACCCAGGTCAATGAGGGTTCGGACGCGATCTACACGGTGAGCTACACCGGCGCGACGATCGAGAACGGCCAGACCGCGACCATCACGGTTGCGTCTGGCGACCAGGCCGGCAACCAGCCCAATGCGACGGCGGACACGGATTACACGTCGCTTTCGACGGTCCTGACCTTCACGGCGGGCCAGACGGCCCAGACCGTCTCGGTCCACACGACCCAGGATACGGTCGTCGAGGGCACCGAGGACTATCAGGTCCATATGGCGAATCCGAGCGTGGGTTCGTTCGGTCTCGCGACGGTCACGACCAACATCATCGACCAGACCACGGGCCTCACCTGGAACATCGCGGGCGACAGCTCGGTGGCGGAAGGCAGCAACGCCCTCTACACGGTGAGTTACACCGGCGCCACGCTGGCCCCGGGCCAGACCGCGCTGATCACGATCCAGACCCACAGCGGGACGGCGACCGAAGGCACCGACTTCGACACGCGCGACAACACCGTCCTGACCTTCACCGGCGGCGGCGGCACCTCGCAGACCCTGACGGTCCATGCCGATACCGACACCGTGATCGAGGGCACCGAGAACTACTCGGTCGAGATCACCAACCCGACCATCGGCGCGATCGGCCAGCCGACGGCGACGACCAACATCGTCGACCAGACCACGGGCCCGTTCTGGAACATCCAGGGCGACAGCACCGTCAATGAGGGCAACAACGCCCTCTACACGGTGAGCTACAACGGTGCCACGCTGGCGCCGGGCCAGACCGCGCTGATCACGATCCAGACCCATTCGGGCACGGCGACCGAAGGCACCGACTTCGATACGCGCGACGGCACGGTCCTGACCTTCACGGGCGGCGGCGGCACGTCGCAGACCCTGACGGTCCATACCGACACGGACACCGTGGTCGAGGGCACCGAGAACTACTCGGTCGAGATCACCAATCCGACCCTGGGCGTGATTTCCACGCACACGGCGACGACGAACATCGTCGATCAGACGACGGGTCCGGTATGGAGCATCGTCGGTGACAGCCAGGTCAATGAGGGCTCGGACGCGAACTACACCGTCTCTTATACAGGTGCCACGCTGGCGCCGGGCGTGACGGCGACCGTGACGATCCAGACGGGTGACTCGGCGAATGCGGCCCCGAACGCGACCGAGGGCACCGACTACAACAGCCGTGACGGGTTCGTTCTGACTTTCACGGGCGGCCAGGCGACGTCGCAGACGCTGACGGTGCACACCAACACCGACACGGTGGTTGAAGGGACCGAGGACTATCAGGTCACGATCAACCCCTCGATCGGCACCTCGGCTCCGGGTACGGCGTCGACGAACATCATCGACCAGACGACGGGTCCGGTGTGGAGCATCGTCGGCGACAGCCAGGTCAATGAGGGCTCGGACGCGAACTACACGGTGAGCTACACCGGTGCCACGCTGGCGCCGGGCGTGACGGCGACCGTGACGATCCAGACGGGTGACTCGGCGAATGCGGCCCCGAACGCGACCGAGGGCACCGACTACAACAGCCGTGACGGGTTCGTTCTGACTTTCACGGGCGGCCAGGCGACGTCGCAGACGCTGACGGTGCACACCAACACCGACACGGTGGTTGAAGGGACCGAGGACTATCAGGTCACGATCAACCCCTCGATCGGCACCTCGGCTCCGGGTACGGCGTCGACGAACATCATCGACCAGACGACGGGTCCGGTATGGAGCATCGTCGGCGACAGCCAGGTCAATGAGGGCTCGGACGCGAACTACACCGTCTCTTACACCGGTGCCACGCTGGCGCCGGGCGTGACGGCGACCGTGACGATCCAGACGGGTGACTCGGCGAATGCGGCCCCGAACGCGACCGAGGGCACCGACTACAACACTCGTGACGGGTTCGTTCTGACTTTCACGGGCGGCCAGGCGACGTCGCAGACGCTGACGGTGCACACCAACACCGACACGGTGGTTGAAGGGACCGAGGACTATCAGGTCACGATCAACCCCTCGATCGGCACCTCGGCTCCGGGTACGGCGTCGACGAATATCATCGACCAGACCAACAGCCTGCAGTGGCACATCACAGGGCAGACCACCGTCAATGAAGGCAGCGATGCCCTCTACACGGTGACTTATGACGGCGCCACGCTGGCACCCGGTCAGACCGCCACCATCAAGGTCGATACCGGTAATTCTTCGGTTGGCAACAGCACACCGGATGCGACCGCAAATACCGACTACAGCGCGGTCTCGACCACGCTGACCTTTACAGCCGGCCAGACCTCGCAGACGGTCTCGGTCCATACCATCGACGATACGATTGTCGAAGGCACCGAAGACTATCAGGTCAAGATCTCGAACCAGAGCACCGGCACGATCGGCGGCAGTTCGACGGTCACGACCAACATCATCGACAACGACAAGAACATCCCGGTCGGTGGCAATGATACCTGCTCCGTGCTGGAAGACGGCGTCGAGGCGGTCGGCAGCTTTGCCGCCGGCACCAATGCTGTCTCCAACGACGAAATCGCCACCGGCAACCTGACCTACACCTTCGGCGGGGATGGCCAGGCGGCGTCTGCGCCCTTCGTGTGGAGCACCACCGTCGCGATCGCGGATCCGGAAGGCGGCGACCCGGCGCACCCGAACCTCACCTCGGGCGGGCAGCCGGTGGTCTGGGTCTCGTCCAACAACGGCCTGACCCTCACGGGCACGGTCAGCGGCGGCGTGCATAACGGCGAGACGGTGGCGAAGCTCGACATCACCAACGTCACGACCGGTGCCTACAAGTTCGAGCAGCTGGGTGCGATCGACCATCCGGATGCGAACCAGAGCGGCCACACCGACGATCTGCAGCTGACCTTCAGCTACACGATCAAGGACAATGTCGGCGGCGACACGGCGAACGGCACCCTCAAGGTGACGATCGGCGACGACGCTCCCGATGCTCATGCCGAGAGCAAGACGGTGGCGGCGGCCGGCTCGGTCGACACCAACCTGATGGTGGTTCTCGACGTTTCGGGTTCGATGACCGACGACAGCGGTCTCCAGGGCCTCGATCGCCTTCAGGCTTCGAAAGCGGCCATCAACGAGCTGTTCGAGCAGTATGGCAGTCTCGGCAGCGTGAAGGTCCAGATCGTCCTCTTCTCCGGCAGCGCGTCGGAGCAGGGCAGCGTGTGGCTGACGATCGACCAGGCCAAGACCTTCCTGGCGAGCGTCTCGGCGGGCGGCAGCACGAACTACGATGCCGCGCTGCAGCAGGCGATGACGTCCTTCACCGACAGCGGCAAGCTCAACACCCCGTCGACCCAGAACGTGGCCTACTTCATCTCGGACGGCGATCCGACCTCTTCGTCGTCCTGGCCGGTGCTGGGCGATCAGGGCAACGGCATCCAGGCGACGGAAGAGAATGTCTGGACGAATTTCCTGAACACCAACCACATCAACGCCTTCGCCATCGGCATCGGCTCCGGCATTACTGTCGGGAACCTCGATCCGGTTGCCTATAACGGCGTGGTCGGCGCCAACAGCAACGGCCAGGCCGTGTCGGATCTGGGCGACCTCGCCCAGACCCTGTCGAACTCCGCGTCGAATACGGTGACCGGCAACGTCATCACCGACAACGGCACCAAGATGGGCGCCGATGGCGGTTATGTGAAGGTGATCAGCTACAACGGCTCGATCTACACCTTCAACGGCACCAACGCGGTGGTCAACACCGGCACCGCGCATGCCTTCACCTTCGTCGGTGGGGTGCTGACCTTCACGACCAACGAAGGCACCATGGCCGTGAACATGATCACGGGCGCCTATACCTTCCTGGTCGCGACAGGACTCGCGAACCCGGTTCCCGAGCTGTTCAACTACACCCTGCATGACGGAGACGGAGACGAGGCCGGCAGCACGATCACCATCAATGTGACGCCCGCCAACAGCGCGCCGATCGTGCGGGACGACGACCTCATCGTGGCGAGCGGTGCGGACGCCGCCAACGGCACCTTCACCGTCGACAGCAAGTGGCTGCTCTGGAACGACAACGACCGTGACGGCGACGTGATCTCGATCACGGCGGTCGGAGCGGGAGCGTCCCTGGTGGCCGGCGGGGTCGTCATCGACACCGACAACAGCAGCTTCAGCTACACCGGCACGTCGACGACGTTCAGCGACACGGCGACGGTTGCGGTGGACACGACCAATAGGTCGTCCATCGTCGGCAACGGTCTCGACAACATCATCGTCGGCGACACCGACAATGAGAGGATCCAGGGCTTCGAAGGCAACGACGTGCTGGTCGGCAACAATGGCAACGACACGCTCAATGGCGGCGACGGCAACGATCTGCTGATCGGCGGCGAGGGCAATGACAGCCTGACCGGCGACAACGGCAACGACGTTCTCCAGGGTGGCCCCGGCAACGACACGCTCGACGGCGGGAACGGGTTCGACATCGCCGACTTCTCGGACGAGGCGACCGGTATCACCGTCACGCTCAATGCCAGTGGAAACTCGACGGTCTCCGGTGGGTCGATCGTCGATCGCCTCTTCAATATGGAGGGGGTGATCGGCGGCACCGGTGCGGACTCGCTGACCGGCAACGCCTCCGCCAACTACTTCGACGGCGGCAATGGCGACGACACGCTGACCGGCGGGGGCGGGGCGGATACGCTCATCGGCGGCAACGGCAACGACATCTTCCACGCGGACTCGCTGGATCGTGTCGATGGCGGGGCCAACGGCAGCAACAACCTGCTGACGGTCGGCAACCGCGGCGACATCCTCGAGTTCGACAGCTCGATCGACCTGACCAACGCGTCCCTGGATGGTCACTTCAAGAATATCGAGAGCATCTCGATCCTGAACGCGGAGACCGGCGGTGCCGGCAACCAGACCCTGTCGCTGAACATCAACGACCTGGTCGACATGGCCACCACGGGGACCGCGGATCCGGGCGGCGCGGTGACGGGTCAGCCGACCCACACCTACGATCTCGCGAAGGCCTTGCGGATCGATGCCGACGCGGGCGACACGGTCAACCTGGTCAATAGCGGTGCCAGCGATCATTGGCTGAGTGCACCGGGCGCTACCGGCATCCCGGCGGGCTATACCCTCTTCGTCCATGTGACGTCGGGTACCGATGCCGGCACGAACGAAGACGGGTACGTGCTGGTGAGCAGCGCGGCGACGGTCAACCACTCCTAG